Proteins encoded within one genomic window of Nitrospina gracilis 3/211:
- a CDS encoding TlyA family RNA methyltransferase: MILAGRVRLADEVLDKPGRMVAEDAALVVEDPNPFVSRGGVKLSHALATFSIDVQGKTAADIGASTGGFTDCLLQNGAKRVYAFDVGYGQLDWKLQSDERVVLRDRFNARHLKLEDVDNAPVDLAVIDVSFISLKLILPPVFAVMKEEGDLVALVKPQFEVGKSEVEHKGVIRDPAKHEKVLLDLTAFVAEQGWVACGLTASPITGQKGNREYLLHCVAGGRGGAIEHSHITKEMQA; this comes from the coding sequence GTGATCCTCGCCGGGCGCGTCAGGCTCGCGGACGAGGTGCTGGACAAACCCGGCAGGATGGTTGCGGAAGACGCCGCCCTCGTGGTGGAAGACCCCAACCCCTTCGTCAGCCGCGGCGGCGTGAAACTGTCGCATGCACTCGCGACGTTCAGCATCGATGTACAGGGTAAAACGGCGGCGGACATCGGCGCCTCCACCGGCGGTTTCACCGACTGCCTTCTGCAGAATGGCGCGAAGAGGGTTTACGCCTTCGATGTCGGATACGGTCAACTCGACTGGAAACTGCAATCGGATGAACGCGTGGTTTTGCGCGACCGCTTCAACGCGCGCCACCTGAAACTGGAAGACGTGGACAACGCGCCCGTGGACCTTGCGGTGATCGACGTGTCGTTCATCTCGCTCAAACTCATCCTGCCTCCAGTGTTCGCGGTGATGAAAGAAGAAGGCGACCTTGTCGCGCTGGTCAAACCGCAGTTCGAAGTCGGCAAGAGTGAGGTCGAGCACAAGGGCGTCATCCGCGATCCGGCCAAGCACGAAAAGGTGCTTCTCGATTTGACCGCGTTCGTGGCGGAGCAGGGCTGGGTGGCGTGCGGCCTCACCGCCTCACCCATCACGGGTCAAAAGGGCAACCGCGAATACCTTTTGCATTGCGTGGCTGGTGGTCGTGGCGGGGCCATTGAACATTCGCACATCACGAAAGAGATGCAGGCATGA
- the xseA gene encoding exodeoxyribonuclease VII large subunit has translation MAQSSPQPFGDAPLEDESGHVFTVTELTRTIRALLEEAFDMVWVEGEISNYVVANSGHAYFSLKDDKSQVRCVFFRGNRQRTKFQPADGDQVLVCGRLNVYEPRGEYQVVVDSLEPRGLGALQKAFEQLKEKLQKEGLFDEAKKQPIPEFPWRIGIVTSPTGAAIRDLLNVITRRNPKVSVLLYPVRVQGDGSAEEVAEAIHHMNTIEDLDVLIVGRGGGSIEDLWAFNEEVVARAIFASELPVISAVGHEIDFTIADFVADLRAPTPSAAAELAVPRLKDVMEDLSWLINSLIDGMDDEIGEYRDHLRRLIDRRFFREPQRILEQPAQRLDEMTQRLLRGLDQWVLVQRNRATGLVHRLTQASPQWDLKHGEDRRANLEHRLVKQMASQFRWHRQQFEGVAKNLNALSPLSILDRGYSITTDTASGKAVKEAEQMKPGDKVEVRLSKGKLDCTVDGTKKELD, from the coding sequence ATGGCTCAGTCCTCCCCGCAACCCTTCGGCGACGCCCCCCTCGAGGACGAAAGCGGCCACGTTTTCACCGTCACCGAGCTCACCCGCACCATCCGCGCCCTGCTTGAAGAGGCGTTCGACATGGTGTGGGTGGAAGGCGAAATCTCCAACTACGTCGTCGCCAACTCCGGCCACGCTTACTTCAGCCTCAAAGACGACAAGTCCCAGGTGCGCTGTGTGTTCTTCCGCGGCAATCGCCAGCGCACGAAGTTCCAGCCCGCCGACGGCGACCAGGTGCTGGTGTGCGGACGGCTGAATGTGTACGAACCGCGCGGCGAATACCAGGTTGTAGTCGATTCGCTGGAACCGCGCGGGCTGGGCGCACTGCAAAAAGCGTTCGAACAGCTCAAAGAAAAACTGCAGAAGGAAGGCCTGTTCGACGAGGCAAAGAAACAACCCATCCCGGAGTTCCCGTGGCGCATCGGCATTGTGACCTCGCCCACCGGAGCGGCCATCCGCGACCTGTTGAACGTCATCACGCGGCGCAACCCGAAGGTGTCGGTGCTCCTCTACCCGGTCAGGGTGCAGGGCGACGGGTCGGCGGAGGAAGTCGCTGAGGCCATCCACCACATGAACACCATCGAGGATCTGGATGTACTGATTGTGGGACGCGGCGGCGGTTCGATCGAGGACCTGTGGGCGTTCAATGAGGAAGTGGTGGCCCGCGCCATCTTCGCGTCGGAGTTGCCGGTGATCTCCGCCGTCGGGCACGAGATCGATTTCACCATCGCCGATTTCGTCGCCGACCTGCGTGCGCCGACGCCCTCCGCCGCGGCGGAACTGGCGGTGCCTCGGCTGAAGGATGTGATGGAAGACTTGAGCTGGCTCATCAACTCGCTGATCGACGGCATGGACGATGAGATCGGCGAGTACAGGGATCATTTGAGGCGGCTCATCGACCGGCGCTTCTTTCGCGAACCGCAACGCATCCTCGAACAACCCGCGCAACGCTTGGATGAAATGACACAACGCCTGCTTCGCGGCCTCGATCAGTGGGTGCTGGTGCAACGCAACCGGGCCACCGGCTTGGTGCACCGGCTCACACAGGCGTCGCCGCAATGGGATTTGAAACACGGCGAGGACCGACGCGCCAATCTCGAACACAGGCTGGTAAAACAAATGGCGTCGCAGTTCCGCTGGCACCGGCAACAGTTCGAAGGCGTCGCCAAAAACCTGAATGCGCTGAGCCCGTTGTCAATTTTGGATCGGGGTTACAGCATCACCACCGACACCGCCTCGGGCAAGGCGGTGAAAGAAGCGGAGCAGATGAAGCCGGGCGACAAGGTCGAGGTCCGCCTGTCCAAGGGCAAGCTCGACTGCACGGTGGATGGAACGAAGAAGGAGTTAGATTAA
- a CDS encoding HDOD domain-containing protein, whose product MNTVTARDFIRKQDRVYALSRNFFAIYDALTDPDKSFRDIGRIIGCDAGFSARLLKIVNSPFFGFERKIESLDHAIALVGTEPLADLLFSMSVIQNFRGVPHDLFNEDQFWRHSVACGVLAKRLAMRMGCDRPGRFYLVGLLHDMGRILLCVREPSAVSAILTQQAAEGQDLCLLEREQFGFDHAELGAVLFETWKLPPMHAEATRYHHRPEEAGEYRDDARIVAMADYLCHEMEFSPDMESGNRRVPDEYWVHLDLIPEMVPSIKKQVQPEFDFLLELVV is encoded by the coding sequence GTGAATACCGTGACCGCGCGCGATTTTATCCGCAAGCAGGATAGGGTTTACGCGCTTTCAAGAAACTTTTTCGCCATCTATGACGCGCTGACCGATCCCGATAAATCCTTCCGTGACATCGGCCGGATCATCGGGTGCGATGCCGGGTTTTCCGCCCGCCTGCTCAAAATCGTCAACAGCCCTTTCTTCGGCTTCGAACGTAAAATTGAAAGCCTCGACCACGCCATCGCGCTGGTAGGCACGGAACCCCTCGCGGACCTGCTGTTCTCCATGTCCGTGATCCAGAATTTCCGCGGCGTGCCGCACGACCTGTTCAACGAAGACCAGTTCTGGCGGCACAGCGTGGCCTGCGGCGTGCTGGCCAAACGGCTGGCCATGCGGATGGGGTGCGACCGTCCCGGCCGCTTCTACCTGGTGGGGCTGTTGCACGACATGGGCCGCATCCTCCTGTGTGTGCGCGAACCCAGTGCGGTGTCCGCCATCCTGACGCAACAGGCTGCGGAAGGCCAGGATTTGTGCCTACTGGAACGCGAGCAATTCGGTTTCGACCATGCGGAACTGGGCGCGGTGTTGTTTGAGACCTGGAAACTGCCTCCCATGCACGCGGAAGCCACCCGCTACCACCACCGCCCGGAGGAGGCGGGGGAATACCGGGATGACGCACGCATCGTGGCGATGGCCGATTACCTGTGCCATGAGATGGAATTCAGTCCGGACATGGAGTCCGGCAACCGCAGAGTGCCGGACGAATACTGGGTCCACCTCGATCTCATTCCCGAGATGGTCCCCTCGATCAAAAAACAGGTTCAACCCGAATTTGATTTTCTGCTGGAACTGGTGGTTTGA
- a CDS encoding sigma-54 interaction domain-containing protein — protein MKQINQFANILTIRNISSLFKTTFEEVDALLKISLETGLDVVGCRNASLLMLNEKTGTLQFYQASGEGTDKLKMVELPLGVGIAGIVAKTGEPIISNNVRKDERWFREVSDMTDMDVQSIACFPLMLDDKVLGVVQMLDKEDDTPFNDVDHVFLDRFSRMMAMFLNFTRNNEILGEEFDRLQEKYRQRYSIVGESPPLRRAISQAERVASSKAAVLITGESGTGKELFAHLIHDRSSRQTHPFVSISCGALPASILERELFGHEKGAFTGADSRKIGLFEAADRGTLFLDEIGEMPLDMQVKLLRVIQEESFMRLGGTSQTQVDVRIVSATNRDLEKMVKEGTFRQDLYYRLNVINIELPPLRDRHEDIQDLLHYFIRKHTPEGEKPKKVPKGLVNYLQGYHWPGNIRQLENAVERAIVLEEGEELRPDSFPFESTKAPLDVEVGATLKDATDAFRRSFILNTLKSTSGNRTKAAQILDVQRSYLSRLIKELNIA, from the coding sequence ATGAAACAGATCAATCAATTTGCCAACATCCTGACGATCCGCAACATCTCTTCCTTGTTCAAGACCACGTTCGAGGAGGTGGATGCCCTGCTCAAGATTTCCCTTGAGACCGGACTGGACGTGGTGGGGTGCCGCAACGCATCGTTGCTGATGCTGAACGAAAAGACCGGCACCCTTCAATTTTACCAGGCCTCGGGGGAGGGCACGGACAAGCTGAAAATGGTGGAGCTGCCGCTCGGGGTGGGCATCGCCGGCATCGTTGCCAAAACGGGCGAACCGATCATTTCCAACAATGTGCGCAAGGACGAGAGATGGTTCCGGGAAGTCAGCGACATGACCGACATGGACGTGCAGTCCATCGCCTGCTTTCCGCTCATGCTCGACGACAAAGTGCTGGGCGTGGTGCAGATGCTGGACAAGGAAGACGACACGCCGTTTAACGACGTGGACCACGTGTTCCTCGACCGTTTCTCGCGCATGATGGCGATGTTTTTGAACTTCACCCGAAACAACGAAATCCTGGGCGAGGAGTTCGACCGCCTCCAGGAAAAGTACCGCCAGCGTTATTCCATCGTTGGGGAAAGCCCCCCCCTGCGCCGCGCCATCAGCCAGGCCGAGCGCGTGGCCAGTTCCAAGGCGGCGGTGTTGATCACCGGTGAAAGCGGAACGGGCAAGGAACTGTTCGCTCACCTCATCCACGACCGCAGTTCCCGGCAGACGCACCCTTTCGTATCCATCAGTTGCGGCGCGCTCCCGGCATCCATCCTGGAACGCGAGCTGTTCGGCCACGAGAAAGGCGCGTTCACCGGAGCGGACAGCCGCAAAATCGGCCTGTTCGAGGCCGCTGACAGGGGCACCCTGTTTTTGGACGAGATCGGCGAGATGCCACTCGACATGCAGGTCAAGCTGTTGCGCGTCATTCAGGAAGAATCGTTCATGCGGCTGGGCGGCACCTCGCAGACGCAGGTGGATGTCCGCATCGTCTCCGCCACCAACCGCGATCTGGAAAAAATGGTGAAGGAAGGCACATTCCGCCAGGACCTGTATTACCGTTTGAACGTCATCAATATCGAACTGCCGCCTCTCCGCGATCGCCATGAAGACATTCAGGACCTCCTTCACTACTTCATACGCAAGCACACTCCGGAAGGTGAAAAACCTAAAAAAGTTCCGAAGGGACTGGTCAACTATCTCCAGGGTTACCACTGGCCCGGGAATATCCGGCAGCTGGAAAACGCGGTCGAGCGTGCCATCGTCCTGGAAGAAGGGGAGGAGCTCCGGCCGGACAGTTTCCCGTTTGAATCCACCAAGGCGCCACTGGATGTGGAAGTCGGCGCCACACTCAAAGACGCCACCGATGCCTTTCGCCGCTCGTTCATTCTCAACACCCTCAAATCCACCAGCGGCAACCGCACCAAGGCGGCACAGATTCTGGACGTTCAGCGGTCTTACTTGTCGCGACTGATAAAGGAATTGAATATCGCCTGA
- a CDS encoding exodeoxyribonuclease VII small subunit has translation MAEMKFEKALQRLEQIVAELEKGELDIDKSLQIFEEGIKMSRICSKKLQEAEQKIEKLTRNQKGELVAELFGGDAAMADDDEDDDDEEDE, from the coding sequence ATGGCGGAGATGAAGTTTGAAAAGGCGCTTCAGCGACTGGAGCAGATCGTCGCCGAGCTGGAAAAAGGCGAGCTGGACATCGACAAGTCGCTCCAGATTTTTGAAGAAGGCATCAAGATGTCGCGCATCTGTTCCAAGAAACTGCAGGAAGCGGAACAGAAGATCGAAAAGCTGACGCGCAACCAGAAAGGCGAACTGGTGGCGGAGCTGTTCGGCGGCGACGCGGCGATGGCTGATGACGACGAAGACGACGATGACGAAGAAGACGAATAA
- the gpmA gene encoding 2,3-diphosphoglycerate-dependent phosphoglycerate mutase, whose product MHKLVLMRHGQSSWNLENRFTGWTDVDLTEQGREEARQGGQLIREAGLTFDVAYTSVLKRAIRTLWIALDELDLMWIPVHRSWRLNERHYGNLQGLNKAETAEKHGDDQVKIWRRSYDIPPPPLPDGDERLPHNDPRYAGVDAADLPKTEALKHTVDRFLPYWNDTIVPEIKANKRVLICAHGNSLRALVKHLDAISETDIVELNIPTGIPLVYELDENLKPIKSYYLGDPEAAKKAAEAVAKQAGGK is encoded by the coding sequence ATGCATAAGCTGGTTTTGATGCGCCACGGCCAGAGCAGTTGGAACCTGGAGAACCGCTTCACCGGCTGGACCGACGTGGACCTCACCGAGCAGGGCCGCGAGGAAGCCCGGCAGGGGGGTCAGCTCATCCGCGAGGCCGGGCTGACGTTCGACGTGGCCTACACCTCTGTTTTGAAACGCGCCATCCGCACGTTGTGGATCGCGCTCGACGAACTGGATTTAATGTGGATCCCCGTCCACCGCTCCTGGCGGCTGAACGAACGCCACTACGGAAATTTACAGGGATTGAACAAAGCCGAAACCGCGGAGAAGCACGGCGACGACCAGGTGAAGATCTGGCGGCGCAGTTACGACATCCCGCCGCCTCCCCTGCCCGACGGCGACGAGCGCCTGCCGCACAACGATCCGCGCTACGCCGGGGTCGATGCCGCCGACCTGCCGAAGACCGAGGCGCTGAAACACACGGTGGACCGCTTCCTGCCGTACTGGAACGACACCATCGTGCCCGAGATCAAAGCCAACAAGCGCGTGCTCATCTGCGCCCACGGCAACAGCCTGCGCGCGCTGGTGAAGCATCTCGACGCCATCAGCGAAACCGACATCGTGGAGCTCAACATCCCGACGGGCATTCCGCTGGTGTACGAACTGGACGAGAATTTGAAACCGATCAAGAGTTATTATCTGGGCGACCCCGAAGCCGCGAAGAAGGCGGCCGAAGCCGTGGCCAAACAGGCCGGCGGGAAATGA
- the purE gene encoding 5-(carboxyamino)imidazole ribonucleotide mutase, with product MNMGNHACLSIIMGSKSDWDTMRHAADTLKQLNIAYTVEVVSAHRTPDKLFQYAESAEEKGVEVIIAGAGGAAHLPGMMAAKTSLPVLGVPVQSKALNGMDSLLSIVQMPAGIPVGTLAIGRAGAVNAALLGASILANKYPDVKIALKNYRQKQTDSVMANPDPSKGD from the coding sequence ATGAATATGGGAAACCATGCCTGCCTCAGCATAATTATGGGTTCCAAGTCCGACTGGGACACCATGCGTCATGCCGCGGATACTTTAAAACAACTGAATATTGCGTATACGGTAGAAGTGGTGTCCGCACACCGGACCCCCGACAAGTTATTTCAATACGCGGAAAGCGCGGAGGAGAAAGGCGTGGAAGTCATCATCGCTGGTGCAGGAGGCGCGGCCCATTTACCTGGCATGATGGCCGCAAAAACCTCTTTGCCGGTACTGGGTGTCCCAGTGCAGTCAAAAGCACTCAATGGCATGGACTCTTTGCTTTCCATCGTTCAAATGCCTGCCGGGATCCCTGTTGGAACCTTGGCCATTGGCCGCGCGGGAGCTGTCAATGCGGCCTTATTGGGGGCCAGTATCCTTGCCAACAAATACCCGGATGTTAAAATCGCATTAAAGAACTACCGTCAGAAACAAACCGATTCCGTAATGGCTAATCCTGATCCCAGCAAAGGCGATTGA
- a CDS encoding 5-(carboxyamino)imidazole ribonucleotide synthase, whose protein sequence is MNIGILGGGQLALMMAQAGRSLGQSFMFLCPNSNPCAAAFGEHLCAPYDDESALKQLAAWADVVTYEFENVSLSALELLQEQVPVYPSASVLAVARDRLVEKQHFGTLGIPTARFAPVETLADLTSAVQEIRLPAFLKTRTQGYDGKGQALLRGENDLGGAWEQLGKSPCIVESKVAFKRELSVIAARGQKGEMVFYPISENRHREGILRLSINRLGDPLQIQANSIIKSLMENLKHVGVMALELFQVNDQLFANEFAPRVHNSGHWTIEAAQTSQFENHLRAICGLPLGEINSPEPAAMVNLIGRLPEEGKIRDIPGATPHFYGKEERPNRKVGHITLTGKNCTVEEFDQRLRAILRIAGETELAGCSAPLVFDNKPGQVLS, encoded by the coding sequence ATGAATATTGGTATCCTCGGCGGCGGTCAGCTCGCCCTTATGATGGCCCAGGCAGGTCGCTCGCTCGGGCAAAGTTTCATGTTTCTTTGCCCCAATAGTAATCCATGCGCTGCTGCCTTCGGAGAGCATCTCTGTGCCCCCTATGACGACGAGTCTGCGCTGAAGCAACTTGCCGCGTGGGCGGACGTCGTTACTTACGAATTTGAAAACGTTTCGTTGTCCGCTCTGGAATTGCTCCAAGAGCAGGTTCCGGTTTATCCTTCGGCTTCCGTTTTGGCAGTGGCGAGAGATCGCCTGGTTGAGAAGCAGCACTTTGGAACCTTGGGAATTCCTACGGCAAGATTCGCTCCCGTTGAAACCCTGGCAGATTTAACCAGCGCGGTTCAGGAAATTCGTCTTCCCGCCTTTCTCAAGACCCGCACCCAAGGTTACGATGGCAAGGGCCAGGCCTTGTTACGTGGGGAAAATGATCTTGGCGGTGCATGGGAACAGCTTGGAAAATCTCCATGCATTGTCGAATCAAAGGTCGCCTTTAAAAGGGAACTGTCAGTAATTGCGGCTCGTGGACAAAAAGGCGAAATGGTCTTTTATCCAATAAGTGAAAATCGCCATCGTGAAGGTATTCTTCGTTTGTCAATCAACCGCTTAGGTGACCCGCTACAAATTCAGGCCAATTCCATAATTAAAAGTTTAATGGAAAATTTGAAACATGTGGGAGTAATGGCCTTGGAACTGTTTCAGGTTAATGATCAGCTTTTCGCAAATGAATTTGCACCCCGCGTTCATAATAGTGGTCATTGGACAATCGAAGCCGCGCAAACATCACAATTCGAGAATCATCTCAGAGCCATATGTGGTCTGCCATTGGGCGAAATTAATTCTCCGGAACCCGCGGCGATGGTAAATCTGATAGGTCGATTGCCAGAAGAAGGGAAAATACGCGACATCCCGGGAGCCACCCCGCATTTTTACGGGAAAGAAGAACGCCCCAACCGCAAAGTGGGGCATATTACCCTGACCGGGAAAAACTGTACGGTCGAGGAATTCGACCAACGGCTGAGGGCAATACTCCGAATAGCTGGAGAAACGGAATTGGCTGGTTGCTCGGCACCTTTGGTTTTTGACAATAAGCCAGGGCAGGTATTGAGTTAG
- the folD gene encoding bifunctional methylenetetrahydrofolate dehydrogenase/methenyltetrahydrofolate cyclohydrolase FolD: protein MTLIDGKLVSSVIKDRVQAEVAVLKDKTGKVPGLAVVLVGEDPASAVYVKNKNKTCEKVGFQSLSHNLPADTDEATLLKLVGDLNSDDSVHGILVQLPLPKQIDSQRVLEAIDPRKDVDGFHPVNVGHLASGVKTLAPCTPAGIIEMLDHYKIDIEGKRAVIIGRSNIVGKPMAMLLLQRNATITICHSRTKDLPAVAREADIVVGAIGKPRFVTADFVKDGAVVIDVGINRVDGKLVGDVDFDNVAEKCSFITPVPGGVGPMTIAMLMQNTLTAFKSIHNL from the coding sequence ATGACACTCATCGACGGAAAACTCGTCTCCTCGGTCATCAAGGACCGCGTCCAGGCCGAGGTGGCGGTGTTGAAAGATAAAACCGGCAAGGTGCCGGGACTGGCGGTGGTGCTGGTCGGCGAAGACCCGGCCTCCGCCGTGTACGTGAAAAACAAGAACAAGACCTGCGAGAAGGTGGGCTTTCAGTCCCTGTCCCACAACCTGCCCGCGGACACGGACGAAGCCACCCTTTTGAAGCTGGTGGGCGACCTGAACAGCGACGATTCGGTCCACGGCATCCTGGTGCAGCTGCCCCTGCCGAAGCAGATCGACTCGCAACGCGTGCTGGAAGCCATCGATCCGCGCAAAGACGTGGACGGCTTTCATCCGGTGAACGTCGGCCACCTTGCCAGCGGGGTCAAAACGCTTGCCCCGTGCACGCCCGCTGGTATCATAGAAATGCTGGATCATTACAAAATCGATATCGAGGGAAAACGCGCGGTGATCATCGGCCGCAGCAACATCGTCGGCAAACCGATGGCGATGCTGTTGCTGCAGCGCAATGCCACCATCACCATCTGCCATTCGCGCACCAAGGACCTGCCGGCAGTGGCCAGGGAAGCGGATATCGTGGTCGGCGCCATCGGCAAACCGCGGTTCGTCACCGCCGACTTCGTGAAAGACGGCGCGGTGGTCATCGACGTCGGCATCAACCGCGTGGACGGCAAGCTGGTGGGCGATGTCGATTTCGACAACGTGGCGGAAAAGTGTTCGTTCATCACGCCCGTTCCCGGCGGCGTCGGGCCCATGACCATAGCCATGCTCATGCAGAACACGCTGACCGCGTTCAAGTCCATCCACAATTTGTGA
- a CDS encoding dCTP deaminase, whose product MILSGDDIHKALADGRMIIDPAPSKANIDTTSIDLHLGEPLWIWKPEYEPHGVSGITVNPEHFDYRQFSDQYLIEVPKDEKGCYRIEPKRIYLGSTYEKVEFPPGSRLAGRVEGKSRIARLGLMVHMTAPMIHCGTGLGIITLEMLNHGPFVIEAKPGETRICQLVLEEVTSDPGADRSGRQFHKQKDAKG is encoded by the coding sequence ATGATATTGAGTGGCGACGACATCCACAAGGCCCTTGCCGACGGACGCATGATCATCGACCCCGCCCCGTCAAAAGCCAACATCGACACCACTTCCATCGACCTGCATCTCGGCGAGCCGCTGTGGATCTGGAAACCGGAGTACGAGCCGCACGGCGTCTCCGGCATCACGGTCAACCCGGAGCATTTCGACTACCGCCAGTTCAGCGACCAGTATTTGATTGAAGTGCCGAAGGATGAGAAAGGCTGCTACCGCATCGAACCAAAACGCATCTACCTCGGCTCCACCTACGAAAAAGTCGAGTTCCCGCCCGGATCGCGGCTGGCGGGTCGCGTCGAAGGCAAAAGCCGCATCGCCCGCCTCGGCCTCATGGTCCACATGACCGCGCCGATGATCCACTGCGGCACCGGCCTCGGCATCATCACCCTGGAGATGCTGAACCACGGCCCGTTCGTCATCGAGGCCAAACCCGGCGAGACACGCATCTGCCAGCTCGTGCTCGAGGAAGTGACGAGCGATCCCGGCGCCGACCGCTCCGGCCGTCAGTTCCACAAACAAAAAGACGCCAAAGGCTGA
- a CDS encoding formylglycine-generating enzyme family protein, producing the protein MIAMCLCLLLAACASAPKEIDITDMVVIPAGPFTMGLDIDNPQGWGDTDEQPVHKVHLDTYAMDLYEVTAHQFAEFLNAHPEKADRFIELGKAVTVERVDGRYRARPGLERYPVNRVSWYGADAYCRWVRKRLPTEAEWEKAARGTDALLFPWGDAFPTNDRVTFRRSFADLGFKVMEPVDAMPAGRSPYGLHHMAGNVWEWVGDWYGPAYYEHSPEKNPTGPDSGDSRVLRGGNWYFKAYYLRTTYRFNEEPHVFKVWQGFRCAR; encoded by the coding sequence ATGATCGCTATGTGCCTGTGTCTGCTCCTGGCCGCCTGCGCTTCCGCGCCAAAGGAAATCGACATCACCGACATGGTGGTCATTCCGGCGGGACCCTTCACCATGGGCCTCGACATCGACAACCCTCAGGGCTGGGGCGATACCGACGAGCAACCCGTGCATAAGGTGCATCTCGATACTTATGCCATGGACCTTTACGAGGTGACGGCGCACCAGTTCGCGGAATTTTTGAACGCACATCCGGAAAAGGCGGACCGCTTCATCGAACTGGGCAAAGCGGTGACGGTGGAGAGGGTGGACGGACGCTACCGCGCGCGGCCGGGATTGGAGCGGTATCCCGTCAACCGGGTGTCGTGGTATGGGGCGGATGCCTACTGCCGCTGGGTGCGCAAGCGCCTGCCGACGGAAGCGGAATGGGAAAAAGCCGCACGCGGCACCGATGCCCTCCTGTTTCCATGGGGAGATGCATTCCCCACCAACGACCGTGTCACCTTTCGCCGCTCGTTCGCTGATCTGGGATTCAAAGTGATGGAACCGGTGGACGCCATGCCGGCGGGCCGCTCGCCCTACGGACTGCACCACATGGCGGGCAATGTGTGGGAGTGGGTCGGCGACTGGTATGGTCCGGCTTACTACGAACACTCGCCGGAAAAAAATCCCACCGGACCCGACAGCGGGGATTCGCGTGTTCTGCGTGGCGGCAACTGGTACTTCAAAGCCTACTACCTGCGCACCACCTACCGCTTCAACGAAGAACCACACGTCTTCAAAGTCTGGCAGGGATTTCGCTGCGCCCGGTGA
- a CDS encoding tetratricopeptide repeat protein — MQLASFYEQAEKPEEAEAVLKQAIAVRPDSENLRLQLGLLYMKQKRFDPAIAQFEAAIHGGTQNPVAYYHAGKALVEQDRGAQALPFLERIIQGESLPGKYYFLLGRAYHQAGRLDDALKQFRLTVKKDPGNALAYNRMGEVYWDMKSYFFADVAFQQAYEVDNASVPILNNLISSSMLMKHYEEAIEYCDRLLEIDPDNPNARQWRIAAERFLKTEKKEETPAVEGGGFNPSSE, encoded by the coding sequence ATGCAGTTGGCTTCCTTTTATGAACAGGCGGAAAAGCCGGAAGAGGCGGAGGCGGTACTCAAACAGGCGATTGCGGTGCGGCCGGATTCCGAAAACCTGCGCCTCCAACTGGGTCTTTTGTATATGAAGCAGAAACGGTTCGATCCCGCCATAGCGCAGTTCGAGGCGGCGATCCACGGCGGCACGCAGAATCCCGTTGCCTACTACCACGCCGGGAAAGCGTTGGTCGAGCAGGACCGCGGGGCGCAGGCCCTGCCGTTTCTGGAGCGCATCATTCAGGGTGAGAGCCTGCCGGGCAAATATTATTTCCTGCTGGGCCGCGCTTACCACCAGGCCGGGCGGCTGGACGACGCCTTGAAACAGTTTCGCCTCACGGTCAAGAAAGATCCCGGCAACGCGCTGGCCTACAACCGCATGGGCGAAGTGTACTGGGACATGAAGAGTTACTTCTTCGCCGACGTCGCCTTTCAACAGGCGTACGAAGTGGACAACGCATCGGTGCCGATCCTCAACAACCTCATCAGTTCGAGCATGTTGATGAAGCATTACGAGGAAGCCATCGAGTACTGCGACCGCCTGCTGGAGATCGACCCCGACAACCCCAACGCCCGGCAGTGGAGGATCGCCGCCGAGCGGTTCCTGAAAACCGAGAAGAAGGAAGAAACCCCTGCGGTGGAGGGAGGGGGCTTCAACCCCTCTTCTGAATGA